A single region of the Brachypodium distachyon strain Bd21 chromosome 3, Brachypodium_distachyon_v3.0, whole genome shotgun sequence genome encodes:
- the LOC100845606 gene encoding heavy metal-associated isoprenylated plant protein 47, whose translation MAQKIVIRVQMTCDKCRSKAMALVAAFVGVNSVSLAGDDKDQVVVVGDGVDSVKLTSALRKKVGPAELLQVGDTKKEEPEKVKNPEGTTVVEYTPYPWQCYHPYPSQPVPVCEYPAGTAYGYHSRPGTCSIM comes from the coding sequence ATGGCGCAGAAGATCGTGATCAGGGTGCAGATGACTTGCGACAAGTGCCGGTCCAAAGCGATGGCGCTGGTGGCGGCGTTCGTGGGCGTGAACTCGGTGTCCCTCGCCGGGGACGACAAGGaccaggtggtggtggtcggcgacggcgtcgacTCCGTCAAACTTACCAGCGCCCTGCGCAAGAAGGTCGGCCCCGCGGAGCTGTTGCAGGTCGGGGACACCAagaaggaggagccggagaaggTGAAGAACCCGGAAGGCACCACCGTGGTCGAGTACACGCCCTACCCGTGGCAATGTTACCACCCGTACCCGTCGCAGCCGGTGCCGGTCTGTGAGTACCCCGCCGGCACCGCCTACGGCTATCACTCCCGGCCGGGCACCTGCTCCATAATGTAG